The segment GCTTCCTCGCCTCCAGTACGGCCTTCTTCGAGACCTGTGCGTAGTACTCGCGGAGCTCCTCGTCGTACTCGCTCCGGCACTGGAGCCTGTCGAGACAGCGGTTCAGCGTCTCGCGGTCGACCGGCTTGACGAGGTAGTCGTCGAAGCCCATCTCGATGATGTCGAAGTCGGGCTCAACGGCGGTGACGATGACGACCTGACAGTCGTTGCCGTCCTCCCGCACACGTTCGAGCACCTCGTCACCGGAGCGACCGGGGAGCCGTCGGTCGAGGACGATGATGTCGGTCTCGGGTGTCACGGCGTCGACGGCCTCGTCGCCGTCGGCGACCGTCGTGACAGCCCACTCGGCACCCAGCCAGGACGAGTAGAGGCTCGCCAACTCCGTGTTGTCCTCGACGACGAGGACGTCGGTGCTACGTTTTCTCATGATACCCCGTAGTTCGTGTACGGTCCATGGTGTTGGCCGACATAAATGTCTCGGCCAGAATAACGTCTAAACGGTTGAAATTTGCGGCCTCAGGCCTCGAATTATGGATTCCCCGTTCCTACAACCAACTACTCCAGCGCGAGCGAGGCGAGCAGCGCCTCCAGCTGCACCCGCTCGTTCGCGCCGGTCGTGATGCGGTAGTCGGCCTCGCCGAGCCGGTCGAGCAGCCGGACCGCAGCCTGCTCGTCGAGCTCGAACTCCCACGCCGACCGGTGTATCTGGTCGATGATGTCGCCGCCCGCGAGCCCGCGTTCGGTGATGAGCTCGTCGAGCTTCGCCCGCGCCGCCACGAAGTCGCCGTCCAGCGCGTCGGTCACCATCGCCTCGACCTCCTCCGGGCGGGCGGTCGACGTGATGGCGTACACCGTCTCCTCGTCGACGGCGTCGCCCATCACCGACGCCGCCTGCAGCGCGTTGATGGCCTTGCGCATGTCGCCGTCGGCCGCGTAGACCAGCGCGTCGACGCCGTCCTCGGTGTACTCGATGCCCTCCTCGCCGGCGATGTAGCGCACCTGTTCGGCGACCGCCTCGTCCGACAGCGGCGAGAACCGGAACACCGCACAGCGGGACTGGATGGGGTCGATTATCTTGCTGGAGTAGTTGCACGAGAGGATGAACCGCGTGTTGTTCGAGAACTGCTCCATCGTCCGGCGCAGCGCCGACTGGGCGTCGCTCGTGAGTGCGTCGGCCTCGTCGAGGAAGATGATGCGGTAGTCGTAGCCGCCGAAGGAGGACCGCGCGAAGTTCTTGATGCGGTCCCGGACCACGTCGATGCCGCGCTGGTCCGAGGCGTTCAGTTCGAGGAAGTTCTCGCGCCAGTCGTCGCCGTATATTTCTTTCGCAATACTGACAGATGTTGCCGTTTTCCCGACGCCGGCCGGGCCTGCGAACATGAGGTGCGGAATGTCATCTTGCTCGACGTAGCTCCGGATGCGCCCGATGATGTCCTCGTGGCCCACCACCTCGTCGAGCCCGTCGGGGCGGTACTTCTCGATCCAGACCTGCTTGCGACCCCCTGTTCCGTCGCCGGTCGCGTCGGCCTCGCTCATACAGGTGGGGAAGGGTCGTCCGTGCATAAAGCCCCCGAGACGAGGCAGCGTGGGTCCGCAATTCCCAGAAACATAAAATCCTCAATATTTATAAATCCCCTTTCGGCGTATATCCAATCATGAGCACTTCTAGCCCACGCAGAAGACTGATCGCACTGCTAATGACTATCGTGCTCGTCCTCGGCTCGATGCCCGGGCTCGTCGCGGCGGAGACCGCCATCGCGGACTCCTACGTCGTCGAGGAGGGCGAGACCGTCGACGGGCTGGAGGTCGTCGGCGCGACCGTCGTCGTCAGGGGGACCGTCGACGGTGACCTGAGCGGCCTCGCCGCCGACGTCACCGTCGCGGAGACCGGCGTCGTCACCGGCGACGTGAACGTGGCCGCCGCGAACGTCGACATCGCGGGCCGCGTCGACGGCGACGTGTCGGCCGCCGGGGCCTCCGTCGTGCTCGCCGAGACCGCCGTCGTCGGCGGCGAGTTCCGGGTCGGCGCGAGCGACGTGCGCATCGCCGGGAACGTCGCCGGGAACGTCGTGGTCGGCGCGGACACCATCCGCGTCGCCCCCACGGCCGTCGTCGGCGGCGACCTCCGCTACGACGGCGACATCAGCGGCGCGGAGAGCGCCAGCGTCGCGGGCAGCGTGGTTCGTGACGAATCCATCGGCGGGGTCAACGTCGGCGTCGACGTCGCGCCCTGGGTCGTCGACGGCGCGCTCGCCGTCTACGGCTTCGTCGCCAACCTCCTGCTCGGGGCGGCGCTCCTGCTCGTCCTGCCCGGCTTCTCCCGGGCGGTCGCGGACCGCGCCGTCACCGACCCGCTCCGCAGCGGCGGGGTCGGCCTGCTGACCGTCGTCGGCGTGCCCGTCCTGCTCGTGCTGCTCGTGCTCACGCTCGTCGGCATCCCGTTCGCGGTGGCCGGCGCGGTCCTGTTCGGGCTGTTCGCGTGGGTCGCGCTCGTCTACGGCCGGTTCGCCCTCGGCTCGTGGCTCGTCGCCCGCGCCGGCGGCGACAACCGCTGGGTCGCGCTGACCGTCGGCCTCCTGCTCGGCGCGCTGTTCGGCCTGCTGCCCATCGTCGGCGGTCTCGTCGACGGCATCGTCTCGCTGGTCGGGCTCGGCGCGCTCGTGCTGGTGCTGTACGCCCGGTACGGCCGTGGCTCCCGCGAGGAGCCCGCGGCCGAGGCCGGCGAGGACGTCGACAGCGGCGGCGTCCCGCCCGCGGCCTGAACCGAACTCCGTCCCGCTGCGTCGCACGACGACACCCTTAGGCGGACGGACCGCCAACCTCGACCCATGCAGGTGACGGTGGACGTGAAAGGCGAGACCACCCACGAGGTCGACCTCCCGGAGCCGACGTACGCCGACCTCCTGGCGGCGGTCGACCTGAGCCCCCACGAGGTGAGCGTGCTCGTCGACGGTCGCCCCGTGCCCGAGGACCAGCCGGTGGAGTCGAGCGAGGTGACCGTCCTGCGGCTCATCAAGGGCGGATGACCGAACTCGCGCCCGACTTCGAGCTGGCGAACGTCGGCCCCGGCCCGGACCCGTGCTCGCTGCGGGACCTCGCTGCCGACAACGAGTTCGTCGTGCTGCTGTTCCAGCGCGATTTCTACTGCACGAACTGCCGGGAGCAGATCCAGGACGTCAAGGAGCGGTACGGTGAGTTCCGCGAACGCGACGCCATCGTCGCCTCGGTGCTGCCTGAGGACCGCGAGCGGGCGGCGGAGTGGCAGTCGAGCTACGACCTGCCGTACCCCCTCCTCGCGGACCCCGAAGCGGTCGCCAGCGACGCCTACGACCAGCCGGTGAGGTTCGGCATCCTCGGCAGATTCAGCGACTTCCTCGGCCGGATGCCCGAGGTGGTCGTCGTCGACTGTCGGGACGGGCCGCCGACGGTGGCGTGGTCCTACGCGGGCGAGTCGACGTTCGACCGGCCCACCATCGACGACATCCTCGCCGAACTCGACCGGCTCCGGGAGGCAGCCCCGGCCGAGGGGTCGCCGAGGAATGGCTGACCGCGGCCCCGACCCCCCGCGTCTGGACGACTCCACCCACGCCGACGTTCGCATCCGGACGGCCCGGCCCGACGAACGCGAGGGCGTCGCTGGGGTACTCGACGCGGCGATGCTCCGGACGGACGAACTCGCCGCCGCACTCGACCGCGGGGACGTGCTGGTCGCCGCCGCCGACGACCGCCTGCTGGGCGCGCTGGTGCTCGTTCCCGGCGACGTCGACCCCGAAACCGACAGCTCGCACGTCGACGCCGTCGCGGTCCGGCCGAACCGGCGCGGACAGGGGATCGGACGCGCGCTGGTCGCAGCGGCACTCGACCGCGGTGGGGCCGACGAGCACCTGACCGCCGCGTTCGACGCCGACGTACGGCCGTTCTACGAGTCGCTGGGGTTCGAGATACGCGAGCGCGACGGCCGACTGTTCGGCGTGCGGTGAGCGGATCGGCGACCGGTGGTCGCCGCTACTCGAACAGCTCGTCGGGGTCCCGCTCCTCGGCGGGTGGGTGGTCATCGTCGTCCCAGTCCGCCCCGCCGGAGCGGCGGTCGCTGGTTCGGGTCCCCGAACCGGACCGGCCGCCGTCGCCCGTCGCCGCCTCCAGCCGACCGACATTGTCGGCGAGGCGTTCGACGGCGACGACGAGTCGGTGGAAGAGCGACACCGCGAGCAGGAACAGGATGACCACGACACCGAGCAGGAGCGTCGCGGTGATGAACGAGTAGACGACCGTGATGGCTCCAATGGAGAGCAGGAGGGCGTTCAGGGTGGTCCGTTCCATGGCTACCTCTTCTCAGTCCTACACGATAAAATCCCGCGTGACCGGTCGGCAGGGCGGACGCCTCAGACGTGCGCCTCGACCAGCGCCTTCCCGTCGGCGAGGACGGCCTCGACGCGCTCCGGGCTGCTCGCCTCGGCGTAGACGCGCATCTTCGGCTCGGTGCCGCTCGGGCGGACGAGCAGCCAGGAGCCGTCGTCGCACAGCAGCTTGAAGCCGTCCTTCGTCACCACGTCGGCGACGGCGACGCCCGCCACCTCCTCGGGGATGTCCTCGCCGAGGTCGGCGACGACACGGGCCTTCTCGGAATCGGGGCAGTCGACGCTCAGCTTGTGCTGGTGGATCTCGCCGAACTCGTCGAGGAGGGCGTCGACGCGCTCGTCGTAGGACCGCTCGGCCTCGACGGCGGCGGCGAGCAGCGCCATCAGCACGCCGTCCTTCTCGCGGATGTGGCCCCGGACCGCGAAGCCGCCGGACTCCTCGCCGACCATCAGCGCGTCGTGCTCGCCCATCGCCTGCGCGACCCACTTGAAGCCGACGGGCGTCTCGACGACCTCCTCGCCGTGGGCCTCGGCGATGCGGTCGAGCAGGAACGTCGTCGAGACGGTGCGGACGACCGGCCCGGAGTCGGATTCGAGCAGGTAGTCGTACGTCGCCGCGAAGAACAGGTTCTCGTCGAGGAAGCCGCGCTCGGGCGTGACGATTGCGATGCGGTCGGCGTCCCCGTCGTTGGCGATGCCGAGGTCGGCGTCGCGCTCGCGAACCGTCTCGATGAGTTCCTGGAGGTTCTCCTCGCTGGGTTCCGGCGAGGAGCCGCCGAACTCCGAGTCGCGCTCGCAGCGGATGCGGTCGACCGTCGCACCCTCGGACTCCAGCAGCGCGTCGGTCGTGTCCCGGCCCGAGCCGTGCATCGCGTCGTACACCACGTGCAGGCCGTCGAGGTCCGCGCCGACCAGCTCGCGGGCGTGCTCGGCGTGCGGGGTCACCTCGTCGACCTCGGACACGGTCCCGTGCTGGTCCTCGGGCAGCGGGTCCGGCTCCGCCAGCCGCTCCGCGATGGCGTCCGTCGCCTCGGGCAGCGCCGGCGAGCCGTCGCCCATGATGAACTTCACGCCGTTGTACTCCGGCGGGTTATGGCTCGCGGTGATCATCATCGCGCCGGCGAGGTCCCGCTCCCGGGCCTGCCACGCCGTCAGCGGCGTCGGTCGGTCGCGGCCCTCCGGCATCACCACGTCGAAGCCGTTGGCACAGAGCACCCGCGCCAGCTCCTCGGCGAACCCCGGCGAGGACTCCCGGGCGTCGTAGCCGACCGCGACGGTCCCGCCCTCGTGGCCCTCGTCGCGCAGGTAGGTGGCGACCCCCTGCCCGACCATCCTGACCCGTGGAGCGGTGAACTCGTCGAGTGTCGCACGCCAGCCGTCGGTGCCGAACGAAATCGCGTCCATACGCCACCATCCACGGCCGGCGCGATAAAACCCCGCCGGCCGTACCGAGGTCCGGGGCTTTCTGGCTGTTCTCGCCACCAGCACGACCGCCAACCGACACACGAACGGCCGAGGATCACCGCCATCTCGAAAGCAGAATCCCGACCACAGGAACCACGAGCAACCCGCCGACGACGAACGGCGTCCAGTGGGCGGCGAAGGCGTACAGGCCGGCCATCGCGGGCGGCCCCACGGTCCGCCCCAGACTCCCGGCCCCCTGGGTGACCCCGAACGCACTGCCCTGTCGCTCCGCACTCGCGCTCCTCGACACCAGCGCCCCGAGCGCGGCGTTCAACAGTCCGTTCCCGAACGAGAGCAACGGCAGCACCAGCACGAGCGCGAACGCCGAGGGCGGCAGCGACGCCACCGCGGGCAGCGCCCGGCCGAGCGTCGGTGCGAACGGGATGGCGGCGAGCGCGACGGTCAGTGCGGTCGCGCCGACGACGGCCATCCGGGTGTCGCCGATGCGCCGGGAGACACGACCCACCAGCCCGCCCTGCACGACGACGCCGAGGACGCCGACGTAGGTGAGGAAGAGGGCGGCCTCGGGCTCGCCGTAGCCGAAGGTGTCCGCGAGCCAGGGGATGAAGGCGACCTGCACGCCGGAGAAGGCGAGCGAGACCAGGAAGAAGGCGACGACGAGCCCGCGGAGGTTCGCGTCGGCGAGCGCGGTCCGGAAGCTCCCGAGCAGCGTCTCGCGCTCGCCGGCGGTGCGGCGACGGTCGGGCTCGGGGAGGAACGCGAGGGCGACCACGATGGCGAACAGGGACATGCCGGCAGC is part of the Haloarchaeobius litoreus genome and harbors:
- a CDS encoding GNAT family N-acetyltransferase gives rise to the protein MADRGPDPPRLDDSTHADVRIRTARPDEREGVAGVLDAAMLRTDELAAALDRGDVLVAAADDRLLGALVLVPGDVDPETDSSHVDAVAVRPNRRGQGIGRALVAAALDRGGADEHLTAAFDADVRPFYESLGFEIRERDGRLFGVR
- a CDS encoding peroxiredoxin family protein, coding for MTELAPDFELANVGPGPDPCSLRDLAADNEFVVLLFQRDFYCTNCREQIQDVKERYGEFRERDAIVASVLPEDRERAAEWQSSYDLPYPLLADPEAVASDAYDQPVRFGILGRFSDFLGRMPEVVVVDCRDGPPTVAWSYAGESTFDRPTIDDILAELDRLREAAPAEGSPRNG
- a CDS encoding replication factor C small subunit; amino-acid sequence: MSEADATGDGTGGRKQVWIEKYRPDGLDEVVGHEDIIGRIRSYVEQDDIPHLMFAGPAGVGKTATSVSIAKEIYGDDWRENFLELNASDQRGIDVVRDRIKNFARSSFGGYDYRIIFLDEADALTSDAQSALRRTMEQFSNNTRFILSCNYSSKIIDPIQSRCAVFRFSPLSDEAVAEQVRYIAGEEGIEYTEDGVDALVYAADGDMRKAINALQAASVMGDAVDEETVYAITSTARPEEVEAMVTDALDGDFVAARAKLDELITERGLAGGDIIDQIHRSAWEFELDEQAAVRLLDRLGEADYRITTGANERVQLEALLASLALE
- a CDS encoding phosphoglucomutase/phosphomannomutase family protein; translation: MDAISFGTDGWRATLDEFTAPRVRMVGQGVATYLRDEGHEGGTVAVGYDARESSPGFAEELARVLCANGFDVVMPEGRDRPTPLTAWQARERDLAGAMMITASHNPPEYNGVKFIMGDGSPALPEATDAIAERLAEPDPLPEDQHGTVSEVDEVTPHAEHARELVGADLDGLHVVYDAMHGSGRDTTDALLESEGATVDRIRCERDSEFGGSSPEPSEENLQELIETVRERDADLGIANDGDADRIAIVTPERGFLDENLFFAATYDYLLESDSGPVVRTVSTTFLLDRIAEAHGEEVVETPVGFKWVAQAMGEHDALMVGEESGGFAVRGHIREKDGVLMALLAAAVEAERSYDERVDALLDEFGEIHQHKLSVDCPDSEKARVVADLGEDIPEEVAGVAVADVVTKDGFKLLCDDGSWLLVRPSGTEPKMRVYAEASSPERVEAVLADGKALVEAHV
- the samp2 gene encoding ubiquitin-like small modifier protein SAMP2 produces the protein MQVTVDVKGETTHEVDLPEPTYADLLAAVDLSPHEVSVLVDGRPVPEDQPVESSEVTVLRLIKGG
- a CDS encoding bactofilin family protein, with translation MTIVLVLGSMPGLVAAETAIADSYVVEEGETVDGLEVVGATVVVRGTVDGDLSGLAADVTVAETGVVTGDVNVAAANVDIAGRVDGDVSAAGASVVLAETAVVGGEFRVGASDVRIAGNVAGNVVVGADTIRVAPTAVVGGDLRYDGDISGAESASVAGSVVRDESIGGVNVGVDVAPWVVDGALAVYGFVANLLLGAALLLVLPGFSRAVADRAVTDPLRSGGVGLLTVVGVPVLLVLLVLTLVGIPFAVAGAVLFGLFAWVALVYGRFALGSWLVARAGGDNRWVALTVGLLLGALFGLLPIVGGLVDGIVSLVGLGALVLVLYARYGRGSREEPAAEAGEDVDSGGVPPAA
- a CDS encoding HalX domain-containing protein encodes the protein MRKRSTDVLVVEDNTELASLYSSWLGAEWAVTTVADGDEAVDAVTPETDIIVLDRRLPGRSGDEVLERVREDGNDCQVVIVTAVEPDFDIIEMGFDDYLVKPVDRETLNRCLDRLQCRSEYDEELREYYAQVSKKAVLEARKPKHELRESEEYRELEARVEDQADRADSLLNELIERGGDVQLFHGLLGGHAGTAN
- a CDS encoding MFS transporter; the protein is MTATHAQPTPQSVPRRRAMFAVVLVVFLDLVGFGIVIPILPFYVRSFAVSDFYIGLLAASYSVMQFVFAPLLGRLSDARGRRPVLVLSLFGSVVAWTVFGLAGALWVLFVARMLAGAMGGNIATAQAYVADITPPTERAAALGILGASFALGFIFGPAIGGVLASDAAVATARDVFPAFVPATRFSLPSFAAAGMSLFAIVVALAFLPEPDRRRTAGERETLLGSFRTALADANLRGLVVAFFLVSLAFSGVQVAFIPWLADTFGYGEPEAALFLTYVGVLGVVVQGGLVGRVSRRIGDTRMAVVGATALTVALAAIPFAPTLGRALPAVASLPPSAFALVLVLPLLSFGNGLLNAALGALVSRSASAERQGSAFGVTQGAGSLGRTVGPPAMAGLYAFAAHWTPFVVGGLLVVPVVGILLSRWR